A region of Lycium barbarum isolate Lr01 chromosome 1, ASM1917538v2, whole genome shotgun sequence DNA encodes the following proteins:
- the LOC132641790 gene encoding alcohol dehydrogenase 1, with product MSSTVGQVIRCKAAVAWEPGKPLVIEEVEVAPPQKMEVRLKILYTSLCHTDVYFWEAKGQNPVFPRILGHEAAGIVESVGEGVTELAPGDHVLPVFTGECKDCAHCKSEESNMCSLLRINTDRGVMIHDGQSRFSINGKPIYHFVGTSTFSEYTVVHVGCVAKINPLAPLDKVCVLSCGISTGLGATLNVAKPTKGSSVAIFGLGAVGLAAAEGARIAGASRIIGVDLNASRFEQAKKFGVTEFVNPKDYSKPVQEVIAEMTDGGVDRSVECTGHIDAIISAFECVHDGWGVAVLVGVPHKEAVFKTHPMNLLNERTLKGTFFGNYKPRSDIPSVVEKYMNKELELEKFITHTLPFAQINKAFDLMLKGEGLRCIITMED from the exons ATGTCAAGCACTGTCGGGCAAGTCATTCGTTGCAAAG CTGCTGTGGCATGGGAGCCAGGGAAGCCATTAGTGATAGAGGAAGTGGAGGTAGCACCTCCACAAAAAATGGAAGTTCGTCTTAAGATCCTCTACACTTCCCTCTGTCATACTGATGTCTACTTTTGGGAAGCAAAG GGCCAAAATCCAGTGTTTCCTCGAATTCTTGGACATGAAGCAGCAGG GATTGTAGAGAGTGTTGGAGAGGGAGTAACAGAACTTGCACCAGGAGACCATGTTCTTCCTGTGTTCACAGGGGAATGTAAAGATTGTGCTCACTGCAAATCGGAAGAAAGCAATATGTGTAGCCTTTTAAGGATTAACACTGACAGGggagttatgattcatgatggaCAATCAAGGTTTTCCATCAATGGAAAGCCCATTTACCATTTTGTTGGGACCTCCACTTTTAGTGAGTACACTGTGGTTCATGTTGGATGTGTCGCGAAAATTAACCCCCTTGCTCCTCTTGACAAGGTCTGTGTCCTTAGTTGTGGTATTTCGACAG GCCTTGGTGCAACTTTGAATGTTGCTAAACCAACAAAAGGTTCAAGTGTGGCTATATTTGGACTGGGGGCTGTAGGCCTTGCT GCTGCAGAAGGAGCAAGAATTGCTGGTGCTTCAAGGATAATTGGTGTTGATTTAAATGCTAGCAGATTTGAGCAAG CTAAGAAATTTGGTGTGACAGAGTTTGTGAACCCAAAGGACTATAGTAAACCAGTTCAAGAG GTAATTGCTGAGATGACTGATGGCGGAGTCGATAGGAGTGTGGAATGTACTGGCCACATTGATGCTATAATTTCAGCATTTGAATGTGTTCATGAT GGTTGGGGAGTGGCTGTTCTTGTGGGAGTACCCCATAAAGAAGCTGTGTTCAAGACACACCCTATGAACTTATTGAACGAAAGGACTCTCAAAGGAACATTCTTTGGAAATTACAAGCCTCGTTCCGATATTCCTTCCGTTGTTGAGAAATACATGAATAAGGAACTTGAATTGGAGAAGTTCATCACCCATACACTCCCATTTGCTCAAATCAACAAGGCTTTTGATTTAATGTTGAAGGGAGAAGGCCTCCGTTGCATTATCACCATGGAGGACTAA
- the LOC132612696 gene encoding protein FAR1-RELATED SEQUENCE 5-like isoform X2: protein MSADKPQTFFTDQDPAISAAISFVMPKTYHRLCVWHLEKNAFKHLNHIFRANESFPRDFSKLLYDYEYEEDFLSAWQEMLEKYDLEDNSWLKNTFVVREKWSMTYGRHTFSAGMRSTQLSESFNGSLRGYLKSDLDIVQFFKHFQRSVDDKRANENKSNFDMTQRIPILKVKLPLLIHAREVYTPTIFDMFQNEWERSLLVSIKDSYSEGELCTYNVSTLGSVKEHAVTVKQSVTQVSCSCKLFEFLGILCRHALKILDLLNVKDMIPVHYILKRWTKDASNMNEVDIDLVEKDSDPKVEVTARYRHLCHTFVQISSEASESIEGYELAAKGANEIIAKLKDIKKRNESPEKLAPSKSIQNEPSEIIFIDNTNVTKVTGLKRKEPTRRSNTRPKSFTEKSKKKGRTSLPKSLQCQTKQQLDHLPCLQVPCTPLSDTSNDMGVTEGSFPPLCPPQLSQGSSNGSLTQLLRDVSFHDLNKYSQH, encoded by the exons ATGTCTGCGGATAAACCACAAACATTTTTCACTGATCAAGATCCCGCTATATCTGCTGCTATATCATTTGTAATGCCCAAAACATATCATCGCCTTTGTGTATGGCACTTGGAAAAGAATGCATTTAAACATCTTAATCATATCTTTAGAGCTAATGAATCATTTCCAAGAGATTTTAGCAAATTGctttatgattatgagtatgagGAGGATTTTTTAAGTGCATGGCAGGAAATGCTTGAGAAATATGACCTTGAGGATAATAGTTGGTTGAAAAACACATTTGTTGTAAGAGAGAAATGGTCCATGACATACGGAAGACATACATTCTCAGCAGGTATGCGAAGTACACAATTAAGTGAGAGTTTTAATGGATCTTTAAGGGGATATTTAAAATCTGATTTGGATATTGTTCAATTTTTTAAGCATTTTCAAAGATCAGTTGATGATAAGCGTGCCAATGAGAATAAGTCAAATTTTGACATGACTCAAAGAATACCTATTTTAAAGGTTAAACTTCCTTTATTGATTCATGCTAGGGAAGTATACACCCCAACTATATTTGATATGTTCCAAAATGAATGGGAAAGATCACTACTGGTTTCCATAAAGGACTCTTATAGTGAAGGAGAATTATGTACCTATAATGTTAGCACTCTTGGAAGTGTTAAGGAGCATGCTGTAACTGTTAAGCAATCAGTAACTCAAGTTTCTTGTAGCTGCAAATTGTTTGAATTTTTGGGTATACTATGTAGACATGCTTTAAAGATTCTGGATTTACTAAATGTGAAGGATATGATTCCGGTACATTATATATTAAAGCGGTGGACAAAAGATGCTTCTAACATGAACGAGGTAGATATCGATCTAGTAGAAAAAGATAGTGATCCAAAAGTTGAAGTTACTGCAAGGTACAGACATTTATGCCATACTTTTGTTCAAATTTCAAGTGAAGCTTCAGAATCCATAGAAGGGTATGAATTGGCCGCAAAAGGTGCGAATGAGATAATTGCCAAGTTAAAGGATATCAAGAAGAGAAATGAATCGCCTGAAAAGTTGGCTCCAAGCAAGAGTATTCAGAACGAACCGAGTGAAATAATATTTATTGACAACACAAATGTCACAAAGGTGACCGGGTTAAAAAGAAAGGAACCAACTCGTCGCTCTAATACTCGGCCAAAGAGTTTTACGGAAAAGTCCAAGAAGAAAGGTAGGACTTCGTTGCCAAAATCTCTTCAATGCCAAACTAAGCAGCAGTTAGATCACCTTCCCTGTCTTCAAGTCCCATGTACACCTTTATCAGATACATCAAATGATATG GGTGTGACAGAAGGAAGTTTTCCTCCATTGTGCCCTCCACAGTTGTCTCAAGGGTCATCTAATGGAAGTTTGACTCAACTCTTAAGA GATGtttcatttcatgatttaaacaagtattctcAACATTGA
- the LOC132612696 gene encoding protein FAR1-RELATED SEQUENCE 5-like isoform X1 — protein sequence MSADKPQTFFTDQDPAISAAISFVMPKTYHRLCVWHLEKNAFKHLNHIFRANESFPRDFSKLLYDYEYEEDFLSAWQEMLEKYDLEDNSWLKNTFVVREKWSMTYGRHTFSAGMRSTQLSESFNGSLRGYLKSDLDIVQFFKHFQRSVDDKRANENKSNFDMTQRIPILKVKLPLLIHAREVYTPTIFDMFQNEWERSLLVSIKDSYSEGELCTYNVSTLGSVKEHAVTVKQSVTQVSCSCKLFEFLGILCRHALKILDLLNVKDMIPVHYILKRWTKDASNMNEVDIDLVEKDSDPKVEVTARYRHLCHTFVQISSEASESIEGYELAAKGANEIIAKLKDIKKRNESPEKLAPSKSIQNEPSEIIFIDNTNVTKVTGLKRKEPTRRSNTRPKSFTEKSKKKGRTSLPKSLQCQTKQQLDHLPCLQVPCTPLSDTSNDMGVTEGSFPPLCPPQLSQGSSNGSLTQLLRVSEQFFNTSHTYIFF from the exons ATGTCTGCGGATAAACCACAAACATTTTTCACTGATCAAGATCCCGCTATATCTGCTGCTATATCATTTGTAATGCCCAAAACATATCATCGCCTTTGTGTATGGCACTTGGAAAAGAATGCATTTAAACATCTTAATCATATCTTTAGAGCTAATGAATCATTTCCAAGAGATTTTAGCAAATTGctttatgattatgagtatgagGAGGATTTTTTAAGTGCATGGCAGGAAATGCTTGAGAAATATGACCTTGAGGATAATAGTTGGTTGAAAAACACATTTGTTGTAAGAGAGAAATGGTCCATGACATACGGAAGACATACATTCTCAGCAGGTATGCGAAGTACACAATTAAGTGAGAGTTTTAATGGATCTTTAAGGGGATATTTAAAATCTGATTTGGATATTGTTCAATTTTTTAAGCATTTTCAAAGATCAGTTGATGATAAGCGTGCCAATGAGAATAAGTCAAATTTTGACATGACTCAAAGAATACCTATTTTAAAGGTTAAACTTCCTTTATTGATTCATGCTAGGGAAGTATACACCCCAACTATATTTGATATGTTCCAAAATGAATGGGAAAGATCACTACTGGTTTCCATAAAGGACTCTTATAGTGAAGGAGAATTATGTACCTATAATGTTAGCACTCTTGGAAGTGTTAAGGAGCATGCTGTAACTGTTAAGCAATCAGTAACTCAAGTTTCTTGTAGCTGCAAATTGTTTGAATTTTTGGGTATACTATGTAGACATGCTTTAAAGATTCTGGATTTACTAAATGTGAAGGATATGATTCCGGTACATTATATATTAAAGCGGTGGACAAAAGATGCTTCTAACATGAACGAGGTAGATATCGATCTAGTAGAAAAAGATAGTGATCCAAAAGTTGAAGTTACTGCAAGGTACAGACATTTATGCCATACTTTTGTTCAAATTTCAAGTGAAGCTTCAGAATCCATAGAAGGGTATGAATTGGCCGCAAAAGGTGCGAATGAGATAATTGCCAAGTTAAAGGATATCAAGAAGAGAAATGAATCGCCTGAAAAGTTGGCTCCAAGCAAGAGTATTCAGAACGAACCGAGTGAAATAATATTTATTGACAACACAAATGTCACAAAGGTGACCGGGTTAAAAAGAAAGGAACCAACTCGTCGCTCTAATACTCGGCCAAAGAGTTTTACGGAAAAGTCCAAGAAGAAAGGTAGGACTTCGTTGCCAAAATCTCTTCAATGCCAAACTAAGCAGCAGTTAGATCACCTTCCCTGTCTTCAAGTCCCATGTACACCTTTATCAGATACATCAAATGATATG GGTGTGACAGAAGGAAGTTTTCCTCCATTGTGCCCTCCACAGTTGTCTCAAGGGTCATCTAATGGAAGTTTGACTCAACTCTTAAGAGTTAGTGAACAATTTTTTAATACTTCACATACGTATATATTTTTCTAA
- the LOC132615646 gene encoding protein FAR1-RELATED SEQUENCE 5-like, with protein sequence MEIGSSQSQSGCNVLIKLGMEFESDEHAYEYYNKYAGVIGFSVRREYANKNKVRGYVTSRKLVCYKEGYRDKHKRDTMVQKHRNETRTGCLAHFSVSRQSNGMFRITSFEEKHNHPLVPSSLAHMLPSQRKIKVAQAYEIDLLDDSGICPKASFDYAARQVGGQSFLGYTRRDQKNYLRDKRKDSLKHGVARSLVDYFEKQILEDPAFRYSLDLDDDGLITNVLWADGKMIRDFKIYGDVVSFDTTYRTNKEYRPLALFVGLNNHREMVIFGAALLYEE encoded by the coding sequence ATGGAGATTGGATCTAGTCAGTCTCAAAGTGGATGTAATGTGCTCATAAAACTTGGGATGGAATTTGAGTCAGATGAGCATGCATATGAATATTACAATAAATACGCTGGTGTAATTGGTTTTAGCGTAAGGAGAGAATATGCTAACAAAAATAAAGTCCGAGGGTACGTGACTTCAAGAAAATTGGTATGTTATAAAGAAGGTTATAGAGATAAACACAAACGAGATACGATGGTTCAAAAACATAGAAATGAAACTAGGACGGGGTGCTTAGCTCATTTTAGTGTTAGTCGTCAATCAAATGGAATGTTTCGCATCACTTCATTTGAAGAGAAACATAATCATCCTCTTGTTCCTTCTTCTTTGGCTCATATGTTACCCTCACAAAGAAAGATAAAAGTTGCTCAAGCATATGAAATTGACTTATTAGATGATTCAGGAATATGCCCTAAAGCTTCATTTGATTATGCTGCTCGTCAAGTTGGAGGACAATCTTTTCTAGGTTACACAAGGAGAGATCAGAAGAATTATCTTCGGGATAAAAGAAAAGATAGTTTGAAACATGGGGTGGCTCGTAGTTTGGTTGATTATTTTGAGAAACAAATACTAGAAGATCCTGCTTTTCGGTATTCTTTAGATCTAGATGACGATGGTTTGATAACTAATGTATTATGGGCTGATGGAAAGATGATAAGAGATTTTAAGATTTATGGAGATGTTGTGTCCTTTGATACAACATATAGAACAAATAAAGAGTATCGACCCTTGGCGTTGTTTGTTGGTTTAAATAACCATAGGGAAATGGTTATATTTGGTGCAGCCCTTCTATACGAAGAGTAA
- the LOC132641800 gene encoding auxin efflux carrier component 6, with protein sequence MIGANDFYKVMCAMVPLYFAMLVAYGSVKWWKIFSPEQCSGINRFVAVFAVPVLSFHFISQNNPYQMDTKFILADTLSKILVLVLLSLWAICKGQLDWLITLFSVSTLPNTLVMGIPLLNAMYGDFTQSLMVQLVVLQCIIWYTLLLFLFEYRAATILIKNQFPGNAAAAITKFEIDNDIISLDGRSPLCTESEIDRNGRIHVRIRRSTSSAPESAFSSSIGITPRASNLSNAEIFSVHTPLQDIPFGHGDLGVGFRAPSSPRLSGGYASSDPCYSLQPTPRASNFNELDTTTCTTTGNTPMWVMSPVAGKVLRQPSPSAKMAAWESPGKSCLNGVSRQGYRDDVGEKEISFRDISNFPVQGGDVDSANNIKQEMPNALVMLRLIIVMVGRKLSRNPNTYSSIIGLLWSLISFRWNVGMPSLVKYSIKIISDAGLGMAMFSLGLFMALQPRIIACGTKMAAIGMAIRFIGGPVVMSAASVVVGLRGVRLHTAIVQAALPQGIVPFVFAREYGLHPDILSTGVIFGMLVSLPVTLLYYILLGL encoded by the exons ATGATAGGTGCAAATGATTTTTACAAAGTAATGTGTGCAATGGTGCCATTATACTTTGCTATGCTGGTAGCATATGGTTCAGTGAAATGGTGGAAGATATTCTCACCAGAGCAATGCTCCGGCATCAACCGTTTCGTCGCGGTATTTGCCGTTCCGGTGCTATCCTTCCACTTCATATCTCAGAACAATCCTTACCAAATGGATACGAAGTTTATATTGGCTGATACTTTGTCAAAGATTTTGGTTCTTGTGTTGTTGTCACTTTGGGCTATTTGTAAAGGGCAGTTGGATTGGTTGATCACTCTCTTCTCTGTCTCAACTTTGCCTAACACTTTGGTTATGGGCATTCCTTTGCTTAATGCTATGTATGGTGATTTCACTCAAAGCCTCATGGTTCAGCTTGTTGTCCTTCAATGCATTATCTG GTATACTTTACTGTTATTCCTGTTTGAATATAGAGCTGCCACCATACTAATCAAGAACCAATTCCCTGGCAATGCTGCCGCGGCCATAACCAAATTCGAGATCGACAACGATATCATCTCACTAGACGGCCGTAGTCCCCTTTGTACAGAATCAGAAATCGACAGAAACGGACGTATCCATGTCCGTATCCGTCGATCAACATCCTCCGCACCAGAATCCGCATTTTCATCCTCCATAGGCATCACACCTAGGGCATCAAATCTCTCCAATGCCGAAATCTTCTCCGTTCACACGCCTTTACAGGATATCCCGTTCGGACACGGGGACCTGGGCGTCGGGTTTCGTGCACCGAGTAGTCCTAGGTTGTCCGGCGGCTACGCGTCGTCAGACCCCTGCTACTCGCTGCAGCCGACGCCAAGGGCGTCCAATTTCAACGAGTTGGACACGACTACGTGTACAACAACGGGGAATACCCCGATGTGGGTGATGTCCCCGGTGGCGGGGAAGGTGCTCAGGCAGCCGTCTCCATCAGCTAAAATGGCCGCGTGGGAGTCGCCAGGGAAGTCATGTCTAAATGGAGTCTCCAGACAAGGGTACAGAGATGATGTTGGAG AAAAGGAAATTAGCTTCAGAGATATTTCAAATTTCCCAGTGCAAGGAGGAGATGTAGATTCAGCAAATAACATTAAACAAGAAATGCCAAATGCTTTAGTCATGCTAAGGCTCATTATTGTTATGGTTGGGAGAAAGCTTTCACGTAATCCAAATACTTACTCCAGTATTATAGGACTTCTCTGGTCTCTTATCTCATTCAG ATGGAATGTGGGGATGCCAAGTTTGGTGAAATATTCCATTAAAATAATTTCAGATGCAGGTCTTGGAATGGCAATGTTCAGCTTAG GGTTGTTCATGGCACTTCAACCTCGAATAATTGCGTGTGGCACGAAAATGGCAGCAATAGGGATGGCCATAAGATTTATAGGTGGACCTGTAGTAATGTCAGCTGCTTCTGTAGTCGTTGGCCTTAGAGGAGTTCGACTTCATACTGCAATTGTACAG GCAGCTCTTCCCCAAGGTATCGTTCCATTTGTCTTCGCAAGAGAATATGGATTGCATCCCGACATACTAAGTACTGG